GAGGTCGATCTTCTTGTCGTAGCCCCCGGCGATGGCGATCACCGGCCGGTCGAACGCCCCCAAGGCCACCTCCGCCGCCGCGGGCGTCGTCGCCTTGGAATCGTTCCAGTACCCCACGCCCCCTACCTCGGCGACCAGCGACAGCCTGTGCGGCAGACCGGCAAACTCCGCCGCCGCACGGGCCGACTCCGCCAGAGGCACCCCCTCGCACCGCGCCGCCAGAGCCGCCGCCAGGAAGTTCGCCGCATTGTGCCGCCCCGGCAGCCGCAACGCCGACGCCAGCGGCACACGCTCCGTCACCCCGTCCAGCCGCAGGACGCAGTCGCCGCCGTCCAGCCAGGCCCCCTCGTCCAGCGACTGCGTGACGCTGAATCGCACAGTCCGCGCCTGCGTCCGCCGGTCCCAGCCCGCGACCAGCCGATCCCACTGGCTCGACGCGCCATCGGCCGCCGGGAGCACCGCCCAGTCGTCCGTCGCCTGAAACCGCAGGATGCCGAGCTTCGCCTCGGCGTAGGCTTCCATCGTCCCATGGTGGTCCAGGTGGTTCGGCGCCAGATTCGTCACCACGGCCACGTGCGGGCTCCACCCCAGGGACGCCGTGTCCTCCAACTGGAAACTCGACAGCTCCAGGCAGACCCGGTCCTCGGCCCTCAGCCCCGGTTCGCCGTCCAGCAGATCCAGCAGGCTGCGGCCGATGTTGCCGCCCAGGTGCGTCGTGTACCGCGTCGCCAGCGCCCGGGCCAGGAGGCTCACGGTCGTGCTCTTGCCGGCGGACCCCGTGACCGCCAGGACGGGGGCTGCGCACTCGCTCACGAACAGGTTGATCTCGGTTGTCAGCGGCACGCCCGCCCGCCGGGCCACGTCCAGCATCGGCGCGTTCTTGGGCACCGCCGGATTCACCACCACAAGGTCCGCCTGCGTGAAATCGTCGCTCGCGTGCCCGCCGAGGTGCAGCGTGACGGGCTGGCCCTGGAGCTGACGGAGACTGTCCTGAAGCTGGTCGGCGGTTTTCAGATCGGTCACGGTGACGGCTGCGCCGCGCCGCAGGAGATGCAGGACGGCCCCGAGGCCGCCGCCGAACCGCCCGAGGCCCATGACTGTGACACGCCGACCGACCAGATCCATAGCCGTTCCTCAGCCGGATGCCGCCAGAACACAAACGCCGCGACACGGGACACTCCCACGCCGCAGCGCTGTCGCCGGAGACCCCGCGACGCGCGCGTCCGACGGACAGCGGCGCCCTGCGCCAACGGTCCGCCGGGCTCGCCCGCAGGCGATCCTCTGATCGGAACGCGGCCGGCGCCGCCGTTCCGGTGCGCCACGGGCGCCTTGTATCCGGGCCGCCACAGGCCGACATCCCGTCGGCCGGCGGCGCTCAGGCACGCCAGGCCCGTGCCGCAGTGCGATGCGCGAGTTCAGCTCGCGGCGGCCACGCGCTTGGCCAGCGCCTCGGCCAGATCGAATTTCATGCTGAGAATGGCGGCCTCGACGGCCTCTTCCCACGTGTCTTCGCTGTACGCCTCGTACCCGGGACGCGTCCACGCATAGATGATGCCGCGGCTCGAATTGACCACCGCGCCCCATCCGTCATCGTGGAACGCCGCCACGGAGTCTTCTCCCGTGGCGCCCTGCGCACCGTAGCCCGGCACGAGGAACAGACTGTTGGGCATGACCTGACGAAGCATCCGCGCCTCGTCCGGATACGTGGCCCCGACCACCGCGCCGACCAGGCTGTAGCCGCTGTCGCCAACGCAGCCGGGGAAATTCGCCCACTCATTGACCTTCACCGCCACGTGCTGGAACACGCGACGGCCCTCGGCGTCCGCCAGATCCTGGATCTCGCGCGCCGACGGATTGCTCGAACGCACCACGACGAAAATGCCCTGACCGTTGTCGCGGGCCTTGTCGATGAACGGCTTCACCCCGTCGGTCCCGAAATACGGGTTCACCGTGATCGCGTCCACGCTCACGGCCCTCTCGCCGCCGGACCCGTCCGGAATGTACACCTCGTCCAGGTACGC
Above is a genomic segment from Candidatus Brocadiaceae bacterium containing:
- the pyrF gene encoding orotidine-5'-phosphate decarboxylase, encoding MAKHFAERLLGAIEEKQTPAMVGLDPVYTSLPKQIREIAAHSKSGLPEHAAAVNEFCQVVIDIVAPHIPAVKLQMAHFELCGPAGLEAYHRVVDYAKSQGLIVVGDIKRADIGSTSEALASAYLDEVYIPDGSGGERAVSVDAITVNPYFGTDGVKPFIDKARDNGQGIFVVVRSSNPSAREIQDLADAEGRRVFQHVAVKVNEWANFPGCVGDSGYSLVGAVVGATYPDEARMLRQVMPNSLFLVPGYGAQGATGEDSVAAFHDDGWGAVVNSSRGIIYAWTRPGYEAYSEDTWEEAVEAAILSMKFDLAEALAKRVAAAS
- the murD gene encoding UDP-N-acetylmuramoyl-L-alanine--D-glutamate ligase, whose translation is MDLVGRRVTVMGLGRFGGGLGAVLHLLRRGAAVTVTDLKTADQLQDSLRQLQGQPVTLHLGGHASDDFTQADLVVVNPAVPKNAPMLDVARRAGVPLTTEINLFVSECAAPVLAVTGSAGKSTTVSLLARALATRYTTHLGGNIGRSLLDLLDGEPGLRAEDRVCLELSSFQLEDTASLGWSPHVAVVTNLAPNHLDHHGTMEAYAEAKLGILRFQATDDWAVLPAADGASSQWDRLVAGWDRRTQARTVRFSVTQSLDEGAWLDGGDCVLRLDGVTERVPLASALRLPGRHNAANFLAAALAARCEGVPLAESARAAAEFAGLPHRLSLVAEVGGVGYWNDSKATTPAAAEVALGAFDRPVIAIAGGYDKKIDLGPLADALARGARAVLLIGQTAPMLAELLAERHYGGAETVETLDRAVARAAELAQPGDVVLLSPGHASWGQFENYEQRGDRFAEYVRALRGAEVRA